ttaatcagaAGAATACTTCACGATGAAACAAAATTAATAGTTGTAGCTTCAGTGTGTGTACTACACCTGGATGATATTGTGTTATCTGCTAAACAGTCTTTAAGACTGAGTTGTTTACAAGTTCTAGCTGAAGTGAGAGAATCACCATGATGTCCTCAAAAAGTGCCAACAGAGAGCTGAATGCTGCCTTAGAAACAGACACCAATCTATCTGCATGTTGCAGCCAGCTGCTTGTTTTGCTCCATATGCACTTTGTTGATATAGCGCTTCAGAGGCTCCAATAAATACTTTCATTTTGTGCAAAGAAGGTACTTCCGTGGGCCGGCTgtagctcaggaggtagagcagttGTCCCTTTAGggagaaggtcggtggttcgatCTCCGCAAGTGTCCTTGGggaagatactgaaccccaaattgctcctgaaggctgtgtcatcagtgtgtgaatgtgtgtcaatTATTAGTTCCTTTCTGATGTGAATGTACATTTATTGTTGGGAAAGTTACTCAGatattgtaataagttactagttacctattactccttaaaaaagtaataatattactataaAAGTGACTAGTTATATTACTCGTTAccttactatattactttcacaaGGTTTACAATGGACGACAATGTTATTTCCAtattagactgtgacacaatatgGTAATACTTACaactgtggaaagaacgcctctctcccttgttttccatttttactttagcttcttggctaacagctgactttatCAACATCAAGTCtggtgccgctgacctgccaCGCAGTCGCACatttacgtcaaggatggtgcgttccaGTAAGTCAGTAACGCagtgttacttggattagtgtgattactactagttactgggaaaagtaatattattacagtaacacgTTACGGCCCAACACTaattataaagcactttgagtggttgaaagacAAGAAAAGCTATAtataagtacagtccatttCCTAAGAAAACTTTTTTGGCCATTTTTGTATTTGACATTGATACCTAAACTGCATTTTGCCTTTTTCTCAAAtgtatattattaaatatttcatgttgTATTTTCACACAGTTCTAAATTTTGAGACAGTTTAGTTAAAATCTACAAAACTCCCAACACAACTTCTTAAAATACACAATATGACAAACTGGAACAAACAGAAGATAAAGACTTAACACtctcacactttgaaaatgGGTCCAGAAGACAAACTGGTTTTTTGTCACTTGATTAGTTCTGTCTATAGTGCCCAAAAGCCAATTTGTCTGAAATTTATTGACTGAGTGAGCAAAATACGGGGTATAAAAACTACTTGCTCTTGTCACACAGTTTCTGACTGTGTTATCATGGTTTCCTCTTTCGTGTAAATGTAGCTTTTTGAAACAGTTAGAGCACTTGTATGACTTGGATTGGCATGAAACTCTCCAGGATTAAATcgtaaaagtacacaaaaaagtACAGTAAGATTAACAACcgctttagaaaaaaaaagttgaaagaTAAAAACTTTGGGGTTGaagttgaaatgaaaaaaatggtggtcacaacataaacataaacctaCGGGGTTGTTAAAGTAATAGTAAAATTTAAATGGAACCTCCTGTCACTTCTCACCACTTGGGCCATTTAGTTTCAATCATGTCACAGCAGGTCTTCATCAGCAGGTGTGGTTTGTGCTGCTGTAAATGTTCAAATTTGGAGATTGAAAGTTAACTCCTGATAttctggacaggtcgccagtccattgcagggccacacagacaaacaaccacttacacctaagggcaatttagagacaccaatgaacctagcctgcatgtctttgggaggaagccagagcactcGGAGAGAACATGTAAACTCCACACAGTtaggccagggcaaccggggtttgaacccacgacctttttgctgtgaggcgacagtgctaaccactgtatcACCGCGCCGCTCGTCACTGGGAACAATCATTTCTAAAACAATCTCACTACAAGGTCCattaagtaggctacaataTGATTGCTTTGCTAATGGCTAGGTGAAATTATTTAGAGCTTTGTAACTTTTATTAATTCAAAGCAAATAAGGCCATAAGGCAAAAAGTTACTTTCAATTTCAAAATGATTTGGCCGACCGAATGTTCTCAGGGGAAATTTATAAAGATATATTTACAACTTAACTCATAAAAGGCAAAAATCTCattataaacagaaataaaaggcTACAAGGATGTGTAGCCTAGCATCAAGATGTGGCATCCTAAGTCAAATGTGTTATTCAAAGTACTGTACAGACTATCAATGAATGGATATGAATGTGATGAACAGTGGGATCTCCTGTGAATGTTCAGCAGCGCTGCACCTTTAAATCTCTCCGCTCCTCCCTCTTCTCAATGACAAACCCGCAGAGCCTCTTTCACGCATCCAGTGGAAATGACAAACCAGAGGCGCTGCACGGGCCAGCATGTCAAACACTAACAATAATCATGGGCTTCAGCAGCAGCGACTCACTCACATCCTAAGACACTAACGAATCTCTGGGACATTTTGACGGCGTGCGGGCGAATCAAAGTTGGAGCGGGCTCGCCAAATGGACGTCGATGGACTGGAATGAAACCTATACTTCTATCGGActgaaggaaggagggaaagaaACCTCTGCATGTTCAAGTTTCCTGCTCCAACCAGAGGGGCATCGGTGCGCGCGTGGTGGATGTGGGTGCGTGTGTGGAAGTGTGTGttggatgagtgtgtgtgcgtaccCGCAGGACCAGGAGCGGCggcagtggtggtggtggtggccgCGGGAAGATAAGTTTAGCGCCGTGATTTTTCCTCTTGCCCTCTGTTCTGTTGTGTTGCTTTCCAAGTCACACCAGGGGACGGGAGGATTAACGTTTCCCTGATGAAAATTGATCATCCGTGGAGGGACTCTGTGATcgtgactatgatgatgatgtcgagtaagagcGTGGAGTggctgcaggaggagctggagtccGGGGCCagctccctgctgctgctggactgCAGACCCCATGAGCTGTACGAGTCCTCGCACATCGAGTCGGCCATCAACCTGGCCATCCCGGGCCTCATGCTCCGGAGGCTGAAGAAGGGCAACCTCCCCATCCGCTCCATCATCCCCAACAACGAGGACAAGGAGAAATTTGTCAAGCGGTGCAAGACGGATGTGGTGGTTCTGTATGACGAGGCGACCACGGAGCGGCAAGAGTCCGGGCTGGGGAGCTCCGTTCTGGGGCTGCTCCTGCAGAAACTGCGGGACGACGGGTGCAAGGCTTTCTATCTGGAAGGTAAGATCGGGCATTGCTGGCTTTAAATCTGTGTAGTAGTCCATTTAATTCATAAAGATTTCTAAGTGACTTCCAGCAGAAAGACAAATAGCCTAGTTTAATAATTTCTCAgatttaaacaggaaatgtgaCTGTTATGAAGGCGCCCTTCTCACCGTACAGTAAACaatgataaaacaacaatataaagGTTTTGTCTGAGATAATTTAATTACCGGTAATGGATAGGCTACACATGTACTGGATTTGGTCTCCTGGTGTCTGTGGCATATCTGGAATAAAGCGCGTGAGATTTGGGCGCTTGGAAAAGATATTGCTTCGTTAAAACGCGTTTTCACATTTGGCAAGCCACTCGTATTAAAATACGTTTAATAACGTTACACGTTATTAAATTGTTTGTAGGGGTGTCACAACGTGCGAtacttaaaataaatccagCTGTTAACATCTGGCTACAGACTAAAGTTTGTCTGTCAGGCTATTTATTGTTTATGCATCATAATGAGGCAGCGACAGTTTCATTCCGAAGCACATTGTTATTTATACTAAATATAATGTAACGCATGAGCTAAACTCACTGCGAAGTCATAATGAACTTTGACAGAACACTTCCTTCACTTACTGCCGACAGAAACTATTGTCCTCATTTTAATTCTTAGTAGGACATAATCGATTTACTTTAAAGGCTAATTAAAAGAGACGTTATgtcctgtgtgtgaatgtatagAGTTGggttaaatatgttttcaattAAATGCAGCCGAAATGGCCGCGCCATGTTGTGCTCCTTCAGGAAAAGACAGGCTTTTTTTTCATGAATGAACAGGGAAACGAGGAGACGACGACGCAGTCTGCGAATTATCCTCCAGCAGGAAAATCAAATGTAGTATCGTTAAAACAAACGGAGAGATACATATACAAAATATGGCAGCATTAGATTTGGATGTATTTGAGTTGTAGATGATCATAGAAATGTTTCACTGGAGTCACTGAAGCCCAGCTGCCATTCACAAAAAGTCCACTGAGCTGAGGAGTGAGTGTTGCTGCTGATTGTCCTGCTCTGCTGCGGATTCTCCCCAGGGCTCAGCTTTTCTCAATGGAGCACATCTGTCCAGCCTGTTTGCTTATTCATCATAACACAAATATGACCTATTCTGCAATATGTGATGTCGTGGTACATAAAAAAGATGGGGTGACAACAATAgcttcattttcacaaatgttATTTATTCAATTCTAAGCCCATATCATGATATAAGTTTAATACTATTTATGGTGTATTAATGTGAGTTAACTCTAGTGGGATTGAAAAAGGTTTGTAAAGTGATTTTAGTTGGATGAAATCTTATATACCCCTGCCTGGCTACTGTATAGCATTTAATGTGATTATGAAATtggtaaaatgtgtgtttgataGCATGATTTTTGCTTATTATTTATCACCCTCAATGTCTTttactaaaatattttttcttcttcttcttcttcacctctgCTCAAATCCAAAAGGTTAATTCCTTGTCATTCAGGTTCTTGATCCACCTCTTGTATCCTGCAGATGTGACATTTAGCTACCATTTTGTATATGTTGAATTACAAATTTTGCCTCACAGACAGAGCCCTGCCTGCGGCCATGTACTGAGTACAGTTTGTACACCACCCAGTGAAATGATTTTCTTGGCTTTATCCTAATGTTGACCTTTTTATGCTCTTTTCGTCATCCTGCAGGTGGCTTCAACAAATTCCAGTCAGAGTACCCCGAGCACTGCGAGACCAATTTGGACTGCTCCTGTCCCAGCAGCTCCCCACCAGCCTCTGTCCTCGGTCTGGGAGGACTCCGCATCAGCTCCGACTGCTCGGACGGGGAGTCTGACCGAGAGCCGGGCAGCGCCACAGAGTCAGAGGGCAGCCCGCTCCCCAACAACCAGCCAGCATTT
Above is a genomic segment from Micropterus dolomieu isolate WLL.071019.BEF.003 ecotype Adirondacks linkage group LG18, ASM2129224v1, whole genome shotgun sequence containing:
- the dusp7 gene encoding dual specificity protein phosphatase 7, whose translation is MKIDHPWRDSVIVTMMMMSSKSVEWLQEELESGASSLLLLDCRPHELYESSHIESAINLAIPGLMLRRLKKGNLPIRSIIPNNEDKEKFVKRCKTDVVVLYDEATTERQESGLGSSVLGLLLQKLRDDGCKAFYLEGGFNKFQSEYPEHCETNLDCSCPSSSPPASVLGLGGLRISSDCSDGESDREPGSATESEGSPLPNNQPAFPVQILPYLYLGCAKDSTNLDVLGKYNIKYILNVTPNLPNMFEHEGDFKYKQIPISDHWSQNLSQFFPEAISFIDEARSKKCGILVHCLAGISRSVTVTVAYLMQKLNLSLNDAYDFVKRKKSNISPNFNFMGQLLDFERTLGLNSPCDNHSTSPTHEQLFFTTPTNHNVFQLDTLEST